One Glycine soja cultivar W05 chromosome 2, ASM419377v2, whole genome shotgun sequence genomic region harbors:
- the LOC114393436 gene encoding probable inactive purple acid phosphatase 16 codes for METHHGGQWNKAFLPLLLLLSVFSTVGSSSSAIRFRLAPLARGAAERQVPMQAGAPFKIALFADLHFGEDAWTDWGPRQDLNSIRVMSTVLHNENPDFVIYLGDVITANNIMIANASLYWDQATAPARNRGIPWASVFGNHDDAAFEWPLKWFSAPGIPPIHCPQNTTSYSGEEECSFKGTGRLNLMTNEIKHNGSFSSYGPRNLWPSVSNYVLQVSSPNDPQTPVAFLYFLDSGGGSYPEVISSGQVEWFRQKAEEVNPDSRVPEIIFWHIPSTAYKVVAPKFGIPKPCVGSINKETVAAQEVETGMMDLLVNRTSVKAIFVGHNHGLDWCCPYEKLWLCYARHTGYGGYGDWPRGARILEITQTPFSLQSWIRMEDGNVHSEVVLS; via the exons ATGGAAACTCATCACGGAGGCCAGTGGAATAAAGCGTTTTTGCCCCTACTCTTATTACTCTCCGTGTTCTCCACCGTCGGATCATCATCATCGGCCATACGTTTCAGATTGGCACCTCTGGCACGAGGTGCCGCGGAGAGGCAGGTTCCCATGCAAGCGGGTGCACCCTTCAAGATTGCGCTGTTCGCCGACCTGCACTTTGGGGAGGACGCGTGGACGGACTGGGGCCCACGACAAGACTTAAACTCCATCAGGGTCATGAGTACGGTGCTCCACAATGAAAATCCAG ATTTTGTAATATATCTTGGTGATGTCATCACGGCTAACAATATAATGATTGCAAATGCAAGCTTGTATTGGGATCAGGCAACCGCCCCAGCAAGAAATAGAGGCATACCATGGGCCAGTGTATTTGGAAACCATGATGATGCTGCATTTGAGTGGCCATTGAAGTGGTTCTCTGCTCCTGGAATCCCTCCAATTCACTGCCCTCAAAACACAACTTCATATTCAG GAGAAGAAGAATGTAGCTTCAAAGGAACAGGACGTTTGAATCTGATGACAAATGAGATCAAGCACAATGGATCATTTTCTAGCTATGGCCCTAGAAATCTTTGGCCAAGTGTATCCAATTATGTCCTTCAAGTTTCATCACCAAATGATCCACAAACACCAGTGGCTTTCCTTTACTTCCTTGATTCTGGAGGCGGTTCCTATccggaagtcatatctagtggCCAGGTAGAATGGTTTCGGCAGAAAGCTGAAGAAGTTAACCCTGACTCAAG GGTTCCCGAGATTATTTTCTGGCACATTCCAAGTACAGCTTATAAGGTGGTGGCCCCCAAGTTTGGCATACCAAAGCCTTGCGTAGGATCAATCAACAAGGAAACTGTTGCTGCTCAAGAAGTTGAAACGGGTATGATGGACCTTCTTGTGAACAGAACTTCTGTCAAG GCAATTTTTGTTGGACACAACCATGGATTGGACTGGTGCTGCCCTTACGAGAAACTATGGTTATGCTATGCTAGGCACACTGGTTATGGTGGCTATGGAGATTGGCCTAGAGGAGCACGAATTTTAGAGATCACTCAGACACCCTTTTCCCTTCAATCTTGGATAAGGATGGAGGATGGCAATGTGCACAGCGAAGTTGTCTTGAGTTGA